Proteins from a single region of Streptomyces spinoverrucosus:
- a CDS encoding HAD family hydrolase: MAALGWLTPRRRSATARSVLAGEAAAEAARKTQDTSVAAVGEEPEFPVRGDEKAAAFFDLDNTVMQGAALFHYGRGLYKRKFFETRDLAKFAWQQAWFRLAGFEDPDHMQDVRESALSIVKGHRVAELQSIGEEIYDEYMAERIWPGTRALAQAHLDAGQKVWLVTAAPVEIAQVIARRLGLTGALGTVAESVNGVYTGKLVGEPLHGPAKAEAVRALAAAEGLDLSRCAAYSDSHNDIPMLSLVGHPYAINPDSKLRKHAREKDWRLRDYRTGRKAAKVGIPAAAGVGAVAGGTAAAIALHRRRR; encoded by the coding sequence ATGGCCGCTCTCGGATGGCTCACTCCCCGTAGGCGCTCCGCCACGGCGCGGAGCGTGTTGGCAGGCGAGGCCGCGGCGGAGGCCGCGCGCAAGACACAGGACACCTCCGTCGCCGCAGTCGGCGAGGAGCCGGAGTTTCCCGTGCGCGGCGACGAGAAGGCCGCCGCGTTCTTCGACCTCGACAACACCGTGATGCAGGGTGCCGCGCTGTTCCACTACGGGCGGGGGCTGTACAAGCGGAAGTTCTTCGAGACCCGTGATCTCGCGAAGTTCGCGTGGCAGCAGGCGTGGTTCCGGCTGGCCGGGTTCGAGGATCCGGACCACATGCAGGACGTGCGGGAGTCGGCGCTGTCGATCGTCAAGGGGCATCGGGTGGCCGAGCTCCAGTCGATCGGCGAGGAGATCTACGACGAGTACATGGCCGAGCGGATCTGGCCGGGGACTCGGGCGCTGGCGCAGGCTCACCTGGACGCCGGGCAGAAGGTGTGGCTGGTGACGGCCGCGCCGGTGGAGATCGCACAGGTGATCGCGCGGCGGCTGGGGCTGACGGGTGCGCTCGGGACCGTGGCGGAGTCGGTGAACGGCGTGTACACGGGCAAGCTCGTGGGCGAGCCGTTGCACGGGCCGGCGAAGGCGGAGGCGGTGCGTGCGCTGGCGGCGGCGGAGGGGCTGGACCTCTCGCGCTGCGCCGCGTACAGCGACTCGCACAACGACATTCCGATGCTGTCTCTGGTGGGGCATCCGTACGCCATCAATCCCGACAGCAAGCTGCGCAAGCACGCCCGGGAGAAGGACTGGCGCCTGCGGGACTACCGGACCGGGCGCAAGGCGGCGAAGGTCGGGATTCCGGCTGCGGCTGGGGTGGGGGCGGTGGCGGGTGGTACCGCGGCGGCCATCGCACTCCATCGCCGCCGGCGGTAG
- a CDS encoding ECF subfamily RNA polymerase sigma factor, BldN family produces MYPHVGVDASGLATLRATVQDLLRGFVPTAYAVPAFTTAAPVGPCYALADGSAAVGRRGRSAGAATARRPAADSDSARMMDLVERAQAGEADAFGRLYDQYSDTVYRYIYYRVGGKATAEDLTSETFLRALRRIGTFTWQGRDFGAWLVTIARNLVADHFKSSRFRLEVTTGEMLDANEVERSPEDSVLESLSNAALLDAVRRLNPQQQECVTLRFLQGLSVAETARVMGKNEGAIKTLQYRAVRTLARLLPDDAR; encoded by the coding sequence GTGTACCCACACGTCGGGGTTGACGCCTCGGGCCTGGCTACGCTGCGCGCAACGGTCCAAGACCTGTTGCGCGGCTTCGTCCCCACCGCGTACGCCGTCCCCGCATTCACCACCGCCGCGCCGGTCGGCCCGTGCTACGCACTGGCCGACGGCAGCGCCGCGGTCGGCAGACGAGGCCGCTCGGCCGGAGCGGCCACCGCACGCCGTCCGGCCGCCGACAGCGACAGCGCCCGGATGATGGACCTCGTGGAGCGCGCCCAGGCCGGTGAGGCCGATGCCTTCGGCCGGCTCTACGACCAGTACAGCGACACCGTGTACCGGTACATCTACTACCGGGTGGGAGGAAAGGCGACCGCCGAGGATCTGACCAGCGAGACCTTTCTGCGGGCGCTCAGAAGGATCGGCACGTTCACCTGGCAGGGCCGCGACTTCGGGGCATGGCTGGTCACCATCGCGCGGAATCTGGTCGCCGACCATTTCAAGTCCAGTCGGTTCCGGCTGGAAGTGACCACCGGCGAAATGCTCGACGCCAACGAGGTCGAGCGCTCGCCCGAGGACTCCGTGCTGGAGTCCCTCTCCAACGCCGCCCTGCTGGACGCGGTCCGGCGGCTCAACCCACAGCAGCAGGAGTGCGTGACGCTCCGCTTCCTCCAGGGCCTCTCCGTCGCCGAGACCGCCCGCGTGATGGGCAAGAACGAGGGCGCCATCAAGACCCTCCAGTACCGCGC